The following coding sequences lie in one Lolium perenne isolate Kyuss_39 chromosome 2, Kyuss_2.0, whole genome shotgun sequence genomic window:
- the LOC127334234 gene encoding probable aldo-keto reductase 2, protein MAAAPVTVTVVPRLKLGSQGMEVSAQGLGCMGMSAIYGPAEPEPDMVALIHHAVAAGVTLLDSSDIYGPHTNEILLGKALQGGVREKVDLATKFGLSFADGKREIRGDPAYVRAACEGSLKRLGVDCIDLYYQHRIDTRVPIEVTIGELKKLVEEGKIKYIGLSEASASTIRRAHAVHPITAVQLEWSLWTRDVEEDIIPTCRELGIGIVAYSPLGRGFFSKGSKLVDSLSDQDFRRNLPRFQPQNLEKNDQIFKHVNAMATRKGCTPSQLALAWVHHQGIDVCPIPGTTKIENFNQNVGALSVKLTPEEMAELESYASAGDVQGDRYAGVASTWKDSETPPLSSWKAE, encoded by the exons ATGGCTGCTGCTCCTGTCACTGTCACCGTTGTGCCACGCTTGAAGCTGGGTTCTCAGGGGATGGAGGTCTCGGCGCAGGGCCTCGGCTGCATGGGCATGTCCGCCATCTACGGCCCGGCCGAGCCCGAGCCAGACATGGTCGCGCTCATCcaccacgccgtcgccgccggcgtcaCCCTGCTCGACTCCTCCGACATCTACGGGCCGCACACCAACGAGATCCTCCTCGGCAAG GCGCTGCAAGGCGGTGTGAGGGAGAAGGTGGATCTGGCCACCAAGTTCGGCCTCTCGTTTGCCGACGGCAAGCGGGAGATCCGTGGCGATCCGGCGTATGTGCGGGCGGCGTGCGAGGGCAGCCTTAAGCGGCTCGGCGTCGATTGCATTGATCTCTACTACCAGCACCGCATAGATACCAGGGTGCCTATCGAGGTCACG ATTGGAGAGCTCAAGAAGCTAGTCGAAGAAGGAAAGATCAAATACATCGGATTATCCGAAGCTTCTGCATCAACAATCAGAAGGGCTCATGCTGTTCATCCTATCACTGCAGTTCAGTTGGAGTGGTCACTATGGACTAGAGACGTGGAAGAAGATATAATTCCAACTTGCAG AGAACTTGGAATTGGAATTGTAGCTTACAGCCCACTTGGCAGAGGGTTCTTCTCTAAAGGATCAAAACTGGTTGACTCGCTATCAGACCAGGACTTCCGCAGA AATTTGCCCAGATTTCAACCACAGAATCTTGAGAAGAATGACCAGATATTTAAGCATGTTAACGCAATGGCAACAAGAAAAGGGTGCACACCATCACAACTTGCATTGGCCTGGGTTCATCATCAGGGGATCGATGTTTGCCCCATACCTGGCACAACAAAAATCGAGAATTTCAACCAGAACGTGGGAGCGCTATCTGTGAAGCTCACACCAGAGGAGATGGCCGAACTCGAGTCCTACGCCAGTGCAGGTGATGTCCAGGGTGACCGGTATGCTGGAGTGGCGAGTACTTGGAAAGATTCTGAGACCCCTCCATTGTCATCCTGGAAGGCTGAGTAG